One Neorhizobium sp. NCHU2750 genomic window carries:
- a CDS encoding inositol monophosphatase family protein: protein MNSPSIAGLDERFQLAQVVVQEAGKLAFHYFKERDKLVIETKRDPQDVVSIADREVEELIRSRFAEAFSDDGVLGEEYGLQNGNSGFTWVVDPIDGTSPFVNGMPNWCVSIALLHDGSPVLGVIYAPCFDETYAARAGGGATLNGNPLSLSPDKTIRNAVTGIGANSHVTPAFVARMVESLLEAGGNFIRNGSGALMLAYVAAGRLVGYYEPYMHAWDCLAGYCLVKEAGGWYHPFPTGQEQLTRGAPVVAGGPGALDDLTRIAGIDAASLAHT from the coding sequence ATGAATTCCCCGTCGATCGCCGGCCTTGACGAAAGGTTCCAGCTGGCACAGGTCGTTGTGCAGGAAGCGGGCAAGCTCGCTTTTCATTATTTCAAGGAACGTGACAAGCTGGTCATCGAAACCAAGCGCGACCCTCAAGATGTAGTGTCCATCGCGGACCGTGAGGTAGAAGAACTGATCCGATCCCGCTTTGCCGAAGCCTTCTCAGACGATGGTGTTCTTGGCGAAGAATATGGTCTGCAAAATGGCAATTCCGGCTTTACATGGGTTGTAGATCCGATCGACGGCACCAGCCCCTTCGTCAATGGGATGCCCAACTGGTGCGTTTCGATCGCCCTCCTTCACGATGGAAGTCCAGTGCTTGGCGTGATCTATGCGCCTTGCTTTGATGAAACATACGCCGCGCGCGCCGGCGGCGGCGCAACCCTGAACGGCAATCCTTTGTCACTCTCACCTGACAAGACCATCCGCAATGCCGTCACCGGTATCGGCGCCAATAGTCACGTCACGCCCGCCTTCGTCGCAAGGATGGTCGAAAGCCTCTTGGAGGCCGGCGGAAACTTCATTCGCAATGGTTCCGGTGCACTGATGCTCGCCTATGTCGCGGCCGGTCGCCTCGTCGGCTATTACGAACCCTACATGCATGCTTGGGATTGCCTTGCCGGCTATTGCCTCGTGAAGGAGGCGGGCGGCTGGTATCATCCGTTCCCGACCGGGCAAGAGCAATTGACAAGGGGCGCACCCGTCGTTGCCGGCGGACCTGGTGCCCTCGACGATCTCACACGGATTGCAGGCATTGACGCCGCAAGTCTAGCGCACACATAG
- a CDS encoding ABC transporter ATP-binding protein, which produces MSMINPGSVVFENVRKSFGAFTAIPDLSLTIKPGTLVTLLGPSGCGKTTTLRMLAGLEHPSSGRILIGGKDVTMLPANERDVSMVFQSYALFPHMTSLDNVAYGLQSSGIKRNEAREQAEEGLKLVGLAGMGHRLPAELSGGQQQRVAVARALVLEPQVLLLDEPLSNLDARLRRRVRTEIRELQQRLGFTAVYVTHDQDEALAVSDEIIVMKDGSIAQQGAPRDLYEAPTSAFIADFMGEANVVDCNVLAVDAGQALIDIAGLRHRLPAGKAQQGAAQLAIRPNAIDLSPDGSAVGFSGEIIHAAYLGDHVEYEVDTGSSKLFVVDATADEPLPISTRVKIGLRDRGIAIIG; this is translated from the coding sequence ATGAGCATGATTAATCCCGGCTCCGTTGTCTTCGAGAATGTCCGCAAGTCGTTCGGTGCCTTTACGGCCATTCCAGATCTGTCGCTCACCATCAAGCCCGGCACGCTTGTCACCCTCCTTGGTCCGTCCGGCTGTGGCAAGACGACGACGCTGCGGATGCTGGCGGGTCTGGAACATCCGAGTTCCGGCCGCATCCTGATCGGCGGCAAGGATGTCACAATGTTGCCCGCCAACGAGCGCGACGTGTCGATGGTGTTTCAGAGCTACGCTCTATTTCCCCACATGACCTCGCTCGACAATGTCGCATACGGTCTCCAGTCTTCCGGCATCAAGCGTAACGAAGCGCGCGAGCAAGCCGAGGAGGGCTTGAAGCTGGTGGGACTTGCCGGCATGGGACATCGGTTGCCTGCCGAGCTTTCCGGTGGTCAGCAGCAGCGTGTCGCAGTGGCCCGCGCGCTGGTCCTGGAACCGCAGGTCCTACTGCTCGACGAGCCGCTATCCAATCTTGATGCGCGTTTGCGCAGGCGGGTGAGAACCGAGATTCGCGAGTTGCAGCAGCGGCTTGGCTTCACTGCGGTGTATGTCACGCATGACCAGGATGAGGCCCTTGCAGTATCCGACGAGATCATCGTCATGAAGGACGGCAGTATTGCCCAGCAGGGCGCCCCGCGCGATCTCTACGAGGCGCCGACATCCGCCTTTATTGCCGATTTCATGGGCGAGGCCAATGTCGTCGATTGCAACGTGCTCGCGGTGGACGCCGGACAGGCCCTGATCGACATCGCGGGTCTTCGCCACCGCCTGCCCGCCGGCAAGGCGCAGCAAGGGGCCGCACAGCTTGCAATCCGACCTAACGCCATCGACCTTTCCCCCGATGGCTCGGCTGTCGGTTTTTCTGGAGAGATCATCCACGCGGCATATCTTGGGGATCATGTCGAGTATGAAGTGGACACCGGATCCTCGAAACTCTTCGTTGTCGATGCCACCGCCGATGAACCGCTTCCCATCTCGACAAGGGTCAAGATCGGACTTCGCGATCGCGGCATCGCTATCATCGGCTAA
- a CDS encoding iron ABC transporter permease has protein sequence MTHLIRRVHWRQDIAFIVGLVGLITLPWYRIEGGFYSFGWLSSFLNDAANAPLVLEIAEFGRWWLIIPALLLLTAGATRFLQAPETRGAALSCVGAAGVLFLVVQGLAINFSGWSWSFLEALFGPLADGQPSIGAGGVLAGIVFVLMFAFGLAERGVMKGDAFVIGAISMLIVLVSIFVFYPVGSMFVAAFQSFDGSFDASGFTGNIQDPSIWSLDCLVGGDRCGVAWRTLWLAIMTACGSTLLGLCFALVATRTRFPFKKGLRLLTILPIITPPFVIGLALILLFGRSGVVTQWFASLTGTEPSRWLYGLIGIWIAQVLSFTPISFLVLIGVVEGVSPSMEEASQTLRADRWRTFWRVSLPLMAPGIANAFLIGFIESMADFGNPMVLGGSNGVLSTEIFFAVVGSQNDPSRAAVLAMILLFFTMTAFIAQRFWLSGKNFATVTGKGDSGAHAGLPRGLSIAIHVLVLPWIAFTLVIYGMILFGGFVRTWGLDNSLTIEHYVRAFSVGLRNDGAIEWSGVAWNSFWTTMEIALISAPLTAAVGLLTAYIIVRQKFAGRNLFEFALMMSFAIPGTVIGISYIMAFNLPPLEMTGTALILVACFVFRNMPVGVRGGVAAMSQLDKSLDEASLTLRANSFRTIRKVILPLLRPAINAALVYSFVRAITSISAVIFLVSAQYNMSTAFIVGLVENGQYGVAIAYSSALILVMLTVIAGFQLLVGERRLRRENRVASAAPAASARTPIAQEKVA, from the coding sequence ATGACCCATCTCATTCGAAGGGTGCATTGGAGGCAGGATATTGCCTTCATCGTCGGCCTCGTCGGCCTTATCACCCTGCCCTGGTATCGGATCGAGGGTGGCTTCTACAGCTTCGGCTGGCTTTCGAGCTTCCTCAACGATGCCGCAAATGCCCCGCTTGTGCTGGAAATCGCCGAATTCGGAAGGTGGTGGCTGATCATCCCTGCCCTACTCCTCCTGACCGCTGGTGCAACGCGCTTCCTGCAGGCCCCGGAAACTCGCGGCGCCGCGTTGTCCTGTGTGGGTGCTGCCGGCGTGCTCTTCCTGGTGGTCCAGGGCTTGGCGATCAATTTTTCCGGCTGGAGCTGGTCATTTCTTGAGGCGCTCTTCGGTCCACTTGCCGACGGTCAACCCTCCATCGGTGCAGGCGGCGTTTTAGCCGGCATCGTCTTCGTCCTGATGTTCGCTTTTGGCCTTGCTGAACGGGGCGTGATGAAAGGCGATGCCTTTGTCATCGGTGCCATATCGATGCTGATCGTACTCGTGTCGATCTTCGTCTTTTACCCGGTTGGCAGCATGTTTGTGGCCGCCTTCCAATCCTTCGATGGCTCGTTTGATGCCAGCGGGTTTACCGGCAATATCCAGGACCCATCGATCTGGAGCCTCGATTGCCTCGTTGGCGGTGACCGATGCGGCGTTGCCTGGCGTACGCTGTGGCTCGCCATAATGACGGCGTGCGGCTCGACATTGCTCGGCCTTTGTTTCGCGCTGGTCGCAACACGCACGCGCTTTCCTTTCAAGAAAGGCCTTCGTCTTCTCACCATCTTGCCGATCATAACTCCGCCTTTCGTTATCGGCCTGGCGCTCATCCTGCTGTTTGGTCGCTCCGGCGTCGTCACCCAATGGTTCGCAAGCCTCACCGGCACGGAGCCGAGCCGTTGGCTCTATGGTCTGATCGGCATTTGGATCGCCCAGGTCTTATCGTTTACCCCAATTTCATTTCTCGTCCTGATCGGCGTCGTCGAAGGTGTCAGCCCGTCGATGGAAGAGGCCTCGCAAACTCTGCGCGCAGACCGCTGGCGCACGTTCTGGCGGGTTTCCTTGCCGCTGATGGCCCCAGGGATCGCAAACGCCTTTCTGATCGGATTCATCGAAAGCATGGCAGATTTCGGCAATCCGATGGTGCTTGGCGGCAGCAACGGCGTGCTGTCGACTGAGATATTCTTCGCCGTCGTCGGCTCCCAGAATGATCCGTCACGCGCGGCTGTTCTGGCGATGATCCTTCTCTTCTTTACAATGACGGCCTTCATCGCTCAGCGTTTCTGGCTTTCGGGCAAGAATTTTGCAACGGTGACCGGCAAGGGCGATTCCGGCGCCCATGCCGGCCTTCCCCGAGGCCTGTCAATCGCGATTCATGTGCTCGTGCTTCCCTGGATCGCCTTCACGCTAGTCATCTACGGAATGATCCTGTTCGGTGGTTTCGTTCGGACCTGGGGCCTTGATAACAGCCTGACGATCGAACACTATGTCCGTGCCTTCTCGGTCGGGTTGCGCAACGATGGGGCCATCGAATGGTCCGGCGTCGCCTGGAACTCCTTCTGGACGACGATGGAGATCGCGCTGATTTCGGCACCGTTGACGGCAGCCGTCGGGCTTCTCACTGCTTATATCATCGTTCGCCAGAAATTTGCCGGCCGCAACCTGTTCGAGTTTGCGCTGATGATGAGCTTTGCCATTCCGGGAACCGTGATTGGCATCAGCTACATCATGGCCTTCAACCTGCCGCCGCTGGAAATGACGGGAACGGCGCTGATCCTTGTCGCCTGCTTCGTCTTCCGCAATATGCCGGTTGGCGTGCGCGGCGGCGTCGCGGCCATGAGCCAGCTCGACAAGAGCCTGGATGAGGCGTCGCTAACCTTGAGAGCGAATAGTTTCAGAACAATCCGCAAGGTCATTCTGCCGCTCCTACGTCCCGCGATCAATGCGGCACTGGTCTATTCCTTTGTGCGGGCCATCACCTCGATCAGCGCCGTCATCTTTCTCGTCAGTGCGCAATACAACATGTCGACCGCCTTCATCGTCGGGCTGGTGGAAAATGGCCAGTATGGTGTCGCCATCGCCTATTCCTCCGCCCTCATCCTCGTCATGCTCACCGTCATTGCCGGCTTCCAGCTGCTTGTCGGGGAGCGGCGCCTGCGGCGCGAAAACCGGGTTGCGTCGGCGGCGCCGGCAGCTTCGGCGAGAACGCCAATCGCTCAGGAGAAAGTAGCATGA
- a CDS encoding ABC transporter substrate-binding protein: MSIKTLAAAMLAGGVSLIAFSAHAADDLNMICSADPEVCDVMKNLFEKQTSIKVNMVRLSAGETYAKIRAEARNPKTDIWWAGTGDPHLQAAAEGLTQEYKSPLFDQLQDWAKKQAESAKFRTVGVYAGALGWGYNTDLLKKKGLKEPKCWADLLDPAYKGEIQIANPNSSGTSYNTLATLVQIMGEDKAFDYLGKLNANISQYTKSGSAPVKAAARGEATIGIVFMHDAVAQTVEGFPIKSVAPCEGTGYEIGSMSIIKGAKNLENAKKWYDWALSAEAQSHMKDGKSYQLPSNKSAEIPKEAPKFEDIKLINYDFAKYGDPAVRKALLSRWDKEIGAKAN, encoded by the coding sequence ATGAGCATCAAGACACTGGCCGCGGCAATGCTTGCCGGGGGCGTATCCCTTATTGCCTTTTCCGCGCATGCTGCGGACGATCTCAATATGATCTGCTCGGCAGATCCCGAAGTTTGTGACGTCATGAAGAACCTGTTCGAGAAGCAGACGAGCATCAAGGTCAACATGGTCCGTCTCTCGGCGGGGGAAACCTATGCGAAGATCCGTGCGGAAGCACGCAATCCGAAGACCGACATCTGGTGGGCGGGAACGGGAGACCCGCATCTTCAGGCTGCAGCGGAGGGGTTGACGCAGGAATACAAGTCACCGCTGTTCGACCAATTGCAGGACTGGGCGAAAAAACAGGCGGAGAGTGCCAAGTTTCGCACCGTCGGGGTTTATGCAGGTGCGCTCGGCTGGGGCTACAACACCGATCTTCTTAAGAAGAAGGGGCTGAAGGAGCCGAAATGCTGGGCCGATCTTCTCGATCCTGCCTACAAGGGCGAGATACAGATCGCCAACCCCAATTCATCGGGCACATCCTACAACACACTTGCGACGCTCGTGCAAATCATGGGCGAGGACAAGGCATTCGACTATCTAGGCAAGCTTAATGCCAACATCTCGCAATATACCAAATCCGGTTCGGCGCCGGTGAAGGCCGCGGCCCGCGGAGAGGCGACGATCGGCATCGTGTTCATGCATGATGCCGTTGCCCAGACGGTCGAAGGGTTTCCGATCAAGTCCGTTGCCCCTTGCGAGGGGACTGGCTACGAGATTGGATCGATGTCGATCATCAAGGGTGCCAAAAACTTGGAAAACGCCAAGAAATGGTATGACTGGGCACTGAGTGCTGAGGCGCAGTCGCATATGAAGGATGGCAAGTCCTATCAACTGCCATCCAACAAGTCGGCAGAGATACCGAAAGAAGCGCCCAAATTCGAAGACATCAAGCTGATCAACTATGATTTTGCCAAGTATGGTGATCCGGCTGTGCGCAAGGCGCTGTTGTCCCGTTGGGACAAAGAGATAGGCGCCAAGGCGAACTGA
- a CDS encoding substrate-binding domain-containing protein produces the protein MRKEFVSAQEVAEKAGVSRSAVSRTFTAGASVSPETRKRVLAAADELGYHVNQLARGLMRNETGIVCLVGSEVATPYRSVLLRELTQQLQSVGKVAMLINTDRSDGSVDRALQQAIRYRADASIIMSGMPDKSIAQLCLRSGQRLVLINRDDDQLGSLRINLDDHECGARIATAFVRAGCRRLAFANSEAGTPSLMGREHGFVAAARRLGMDVVVQRFGHTGYDAGRVLAQRLLTRSDRPDAVFCATDLIACGFMDAARHQFRIAIPHELCVAGFDDIEQAAWSSYDLTTFSQPVAAIAKEAIRWLQANASEGETPTGVRLNADLVWRGTVRGA, from the coding sequence ATGCGAAAAGAGTTTGTCAGTGCCCAGGAGGTAGCGGAAAAGGCAGGGGTTTCACGGTCGGCCGTCTCACGTACGTTTACAGCTGGTGCAAGCGTATCTCCGGAAACCAGAAAACGTGTTTTGGCCGCTGCCGATGAGCTTGGTTACCACGTCAACCAGCTCGCCCGTGGGCTTATGCGCAACGAGACGGGCATCGTCTGCCTTGTAGGATCTGAAGTTGCCACGCCTTATCGCTCGGTCCTGCTACGCGAACTGACCCAGCAACTCCAAAGCGTGGGCAAGGTGGCAATGCTGATCAATACCGACAGGTCTGACGGCAGTGTCGATCGCGCGCTGCAGCAGGCGATACGCTACCGCGCCGATGCTTCGATCATCATGTCGGGGATGCCAGACAAGTCGATCGCTCAGCTTTGCCTGCGCAGCGGTCAAAGGCTCGTTCTCATTAATCGGGATGACGATCAACTTGGTTCGCTGCGTATCAACCTCGACGATCATGAATGCGGGGCACGTATCGCAACGGCCTTCGTCAGGGCAGGGTGCCGACGTCTCGCCTTTGCCAATTCCGAGGCGGGAACTCCCAGTCTCATGGGCCGGGAACATGGTTTCGTTGCTGCAGCACGGCGACTGGGAATGGACGTGGTCGTGCAAAGATTTGGCCATACGGGCTACGATGCGGGTCGCGTTCTTGCACAGCGTCTTTTGACCCGATCCGACCGCCCTGATGCCGTGTTCTGTGCGACGGATCTTATCGCCTGCGGGTTCATGGATGCCGCACGCCATCAGTTTCGCATCGCGATACCGCATGAACTCTGTGTGGCTGGTTTCGACGACATAGAACAGGCTGCATGGTCTTCCTATGATCTGACGACATTTTCGCAGCCGGTGGCGGCGATCGCCAAGGAGGCTATTCGTTGGCTCCAGGCGAATGCGTCAGAGGGAGAAACACCAACCGGGGTTAGACTCAATGCGGATTTGGTCTGGCGGGGCACAGTGCGAGGCGCATAG
- a CDS encoding Na/Pi cotransporter family protein — MAFIIGLVGLAGHIALLLWGTRMVQTGIQRAFGPSLRTFLGRALSNRFKAFMAGLGVTAVLQSSTATGLMASGFAAGGLVGLMPALSVMLGANVGTTLIVQVLSFDVAALYPALVLAGFIMFKRNGNPQIHDLGRVVIGLGFMLLALHQLLEMMTQYEGSEALSYVLKSIATTPILSVLLAAVLTWAAHSSVAIVLLIMSLATKGLIDPYQAFALVLGANLGTSINPVVEGHSDGDLASKRLPLGNLLTRFVGVVAALATLSPLTALMSMLSDDASRSVANFHTAFNLLLAILFMPFLQPYADFLVKMLPQRIDDADPSKPRYLDAGAKETPVVALGAASREALRLTDVLREMIIGAKAAVSSTDRRALAELRKKDNILDSLNTAIKTYLTSIDPDEIGDADRGRMDEILLFSMNLEQAGDVLDQNLLPHLAKRVRRGLTFSKPGQDELCGLFDRLVTNLDTAAALFMSQDERLARMLAGEKVIFRRAERETTAAHFDRLRRGGLDTMETSSLHLDIIRDLKSINSHLIAATAYPVLEKQGELLQSRLSSNDSAAPAL; from the coding sequence ATGGCTTTCATCATTGGCCTCGTCGGACTGGCGGGTCACATTGCGCTCCTTTTATGGGGCACGCGCATGGTTCAGACGGGCATACAAAGAGCCTTCGGGCCGAGCCTACGGACATTCCTTGGCCGTGCATTGAGCAATCGTTTCAAGGCATTTATGGCCGGTCTCGGTGTGACCGCCGTCCTCCAAAGTAGCACAGCAACCGGTCTGATGGCGTCAGGCTTTGCAGCCGGCGGCCTTGTCGGTTTGATGCCTGCCCTATCCGTCATGCTCGGCGCGAACGTCGGTACGACGCTGATCGTCCAGGTTCTGTCGTTCGACGTTGCAGCACTCTATCCCGCGCTCGTCCTCGCGGGCTTCATCATGTTCAAGCGGAACGGTAACCCGCAGATCCATGATCTCGGCCGTGTCGTGATCGGCTTGGGCTTTATGCTGTTGGCTCTGCACCAGTTGCTGGAGATGATGACACAGTACGAAGGATCGGAGGCCCTGTCCTATGTCCTGAAGAGCATTGCCACGACGCCCATCCTGAGTGTCCTTCTGGCGGCTGTCCTGACATGGGCCGCCCATTCCAGCGTCGCCATCGTCTTGCTGATCATGTCGCTCGCCACCAAAGGGCTGATCGACCCCTATCAAGCGTTCGCGCTCGTTCTCGGTGCAAACCTCGGCACGTCCATCAATCCTGTCGTCGAGGGCCACTCGGACGGTGATCTAGCGTCGAAACGCCTGCCGCTCGGCAATCTTCTGACCAGGTTCGTTGGCGTCGTTGCCGCGCTCGCCACCCTAAGCCCGCTGACGGCGCTGATGAGTATGTTAAGCGACGATGCATCGCGCAGTGTCGCCAATTTCCATACCGCATTTAATCTCCTCCTCGCCATACTCTTCATGCCGTTCCTGCAGCCATATGCCGACTTCCTGGTGAAAATGCTTCCGCAGAGGATCGACGACGCAGACCCATCCAAACCTCGCTACCTCGATGCCGGAGCGAAGGAGACGCCGGTGGTTGCGCTCGGTGCTGCTTCCCGCGAAGCGCTCCGTCTGACCGATGTGCTACGCGAAATGATCATAGGCGCGAAGGCCGCAGTGTCGTCAACCGACCGTCGAGCCCTCGCTGAGTTGAGAAAGAAAGATAACATCCTTGATAGCCTGAACACCGCCATCAAGACCTACCTGACATCCATAGATCCCGACGAGATCGGCGATGCTGACCGTGGCCGGATGGACGAGATCCTTCTATTCTCGATGAACCTGGAACAGGCGGGCGACGTCCTCGATCAGAACCTGCTGCCACATCTTGCCAAGCGTGTGCGCCGCGGCTTGACCTTCTCCAAGCCCGGTCAGGACGAACTTTGCGGCCTGTTCGACAGGCTTGTCACCAATCTCGATACGGCTGCGGCCTTGTTCATGTCACAGGACGAGCGTTTGGCCCGCATGCTTGCAGGAGAAAAGGTGATCTTCAGACGTGCCGAACGTGAGACGACAGCTGCCCATTTCGACAGGCTTAGGAGGGGCGGTCTGGACACTATGGAAACGAGTTCGCTGCATCTCGATATCATCCGAGACTTGAAATCCATCAACTCGCATCTGATCGCCGCGACGGCATACCCAGTGCTTGAGAAGCAAGGCGAGCTGTTGCAGAGCCGCCTCTCGTCGAACGACAGCGCAGCTCCAGCACTGTAA
- a CDS encoding DUF930 domain-containing protein translates to MSRHLQNVRKPKSYFLVRFSAAITIAFIGSTPAAYALKDERLNGQLLKLDPATRLEQTCDTEVMLRINRENRKFGVDKVIAYTFGDTTTSENMVEAPGAVLRSRGQWYRLQYVCRTGPRHLDAHELKYKIGPVVPRSKWKKYYLYD, encoded by the coding sequence ATGTCGAGACATCTTCAGAACGTCCGGAAGCCAAAGTCGTACTTCCTGGTCCGTTTCTCAGCGGCGATCACGATCGCTTTCATCGGGTCTACGCCGGCCGCTTACGCGCTAAAAGACGAACGACTGAACGGGCAATTGCTCAAGCTCGACCCAGCGACCCGCCTGGAGCAGACCTGCGACACAGAAGTGATGCTGCGCATCAACCGCGAGAACAGAAAGTTCGGTGTCGACAAGGTGATCGCGTATACGTTCGGCGACACGACAACCAGCGAGAACATGGTCGAAGCCCCGGGGGCGGTGCTACGAAGCCGCGGCCAGTGGTATCGTCTTCAGTACGTCTGCAGAACCGGCCCTCGCCACCTCGACGCCCATGAGCTCAAGTACAAGATAGGGCCGGTTGTACCGCGTTCGAAGTGGAAGAAGTATTATCTATACGACTGA
- a CDS encoding ABC transporter ATP-binding protein, whose translation MNAIELTGIVKTLGKTEVLRGLDCIVEKGRIVALLGASGSGKTTLLRAIAGFDTIDGGSIRVAGAVLAGKGVHLPPERRRIGYVPQEGALFPHLTLARNVGYGVSRHARAQGRVEEVLKLTGLADLADRFPHQLSGGQQQRGALARALAPSPDVVLLDEPFNALDRDLRQSIRADIIHTLRDLGVTAVLVTHDPDEAFEVADEVAAMVDGVIAQKSGPLEIYRRPVSPAVAKLTGQSYLLDGTVEGRRVRTCLGLVVAEGHEKFPGDSCIVSVRPEQISVGSACDGTPGQLLSISMRSGVWIASIEAAGRTFSVPLLRDREIGADGTVLLGIDGPVMVYPQK comes from the coding sequence ATGAATGCAATCGAGCTGACTGGCATCGTTAAGACATTGGGGAAGACAGAGGTTCTGAGAGGACTTGACTGCATCGTGGAGAAAGGCCGGATTGTTGCCCTCCTGGGTGCATCCGGAAGCGGCAAGACGACATTGCTGCGTGCAATCGCGGGATTCGACACAATCGACGGCGGAAGCATCAGGGTAGCGGGCGCGGTTCTCGCCGGCAAAGGCGTCCACCTTCCTCCCGAGCGGCGCCGTATCGGTTACGTGCCGCAGGAAGGCGCCTTGTTTCCCCATCTCACGCTCGCTCGGAACGTGGGCTACGGCGTATCGCGACACGCTCGCGCGCAAGGGCGCGTCGAGGAAGTTTTAAAGTTGACGGGGCTGGCAGATCTGGCGGACCGTTTTCCGCACCAGCTCTCTGGTGGGCAGCAGCAGCGCGGTGCGCTCGCGCGTGCTCTGGCCCCGTCTCCCGACGTGGTACTCCTCGACGAGCCGTTCAATGCGCTCGACCGGGATCTCCGGCAGTCGATAAGGGCTGACATTATCCATACTTTGCGCGACCTTGGTGTCACTGCCGTTCTGGTAACCCACGACCCCGACGAGGCCTTCGAAGTGGCGGACGAGGTCGCCGCAATGGTGGATGGCGTGATCGCGCAAAAGAGTGGCCCATTGGAGATCTATAGGCGCCCGGTCTCCCCGGCTGTGGCGAAGTTGACTGGCCAGAGCTATCTGCTGGATGGAACTGTCGAGGGACGACGAGTCCGAACCTGCCTTGGTCTCGTTGTTGCCGAAGGACACGAGAAGTTCCCCGGTGACAGTTGTATTGTTTCTGTCCGACCGGAGCAGATTTCGGTCGGATCTGCATGTGACGGGACGCCGGGTCAGTTGCTTTCCATCTCGATGAGGAGCGGTGTTTGGATCGCTTCGATCGAGGCCGCGGGCCGGACCTTCAGTGTGCCTCTGCTCCGGGATAGAGAGATTGGAGCAGACGGAACCGTGCTGCTTGGCATCGACGGACCTGTGATGGTCTATCCACAGAAGTAG